One Yimella lutea DNA window includes the following coding sequences:
- a CDS encoding class I SAM-dependent methyltransferase, with the protein MPDYQAIPSPNIWNHPDIYEIENRGVDPDGLIWDAMRSVRSFDGARVLDVGCGTGFHLPELARTAESVIGVEPHEPLVRTAQARVRGIRNVDVRLGGAEMLPVEEHSVDVMHNRWAYFFGGGCEPGLEELDRVMAPDGVAFVVDNDASRSTFGRWFREAWPTYDLVSVERFWERQGWSKIPVLMRWKFETRADFEAVVGIEFDRHHAEQILASHEGAEVDYAVWVRWKKY; encoded by the coding sequence TTGCCTGATTACCAAGCGATTCCGTCACCGAACATCTGGAACCACCCCGACATCTACGAGATCGAGAACCGCGGGGTCGATCCCGACGGGCTGATCTGGGACGCGATGCGTTCGGTGCGTTCGTTCGACGGTGCCCGGGTGCTCGACGTCGGCTGCGGCACCGGCTTCCACCTGCCCGAGCTGGCCCGCACGGCAGAGTCCGTGATCGGGGTCGAGCCGCACGAACCGTTGGTGCGCACCGCGCAGGCACGGGTGCGCGGCATCCGGAATGTCGACGTCCGGCTCGGTGGGGCGGAGATGCTGCCGGTCGAGGAGCACTCGGTCGACGTGATGCACAACCGGTGGGCGTACTTCTTCGGCGGCGGCTGCGAGCCGGGGCTGGAAGAGCTCGACCGCGTCATGGCGCCGGACGGTGTCGCGTTCGTCGTCGACAACGACGCGTCCCGCTCGACCTTCGGGCGGTGGTTCCGCGAGGCATGGCCGACCTACGACCTGGTGTCGGTCGAGCGGTTCTGGGAACGTCAGGGTTGGTCGAAGATCCCGGTGTTGATGCGCTGGAAGTTCGAGACCCGCGCGGATTTCGAGGCGGTCGTAGGCATCGAGTTCGACAGGCACCACGCCGAGCAGATCCTTGCCTCGCACGAAGGCGCCGAGGTCGACTACGCGGTCTGGGTGCGCTGGAAAAAGTACTGA
- a CDS encoding Ppx/GppA phosphatase family protein produces the protein MRLGVIDVGSNTVHLLVVDAHQGARPLPAFSHKRELRLSEYTDDSGHIADAGIDELVTFIGECQAIADDHGIEELLPFATSAIREAPNGEDVIEQVRSRSGLDIQVMPGEDEARLTFLAVRRWFGWSAGRLLVVDIGGGSLELVTGTDEEPDVAMSLLLGAGRLTRTMHGDPPSAAELKVLRKQIRSDIAREIRPLTKAGLPDRVIGTSKTIRSLARMCGAAPSDEGPYVRRTLSRDDLRTMVPKLSTMTAAQRTSLPGVSESRSHQVLAGAMVIEAVMDLLDIAELELCPWAMREGVILRRLDWLDD, from the coding sequence ATGCGCCTGGGTGTGATCGACGTCGGATCGAACACCGTGCACCTTCTCGTGGTCGACGCTCACCAGGGCGCACGTCCGTTGCCGGCGTTCTCCCACAAGCGCGAACTGCGGCTGTCGGAGTACACCGACGACAGCGGACACATCGCCGACGCGGGCATCGATGAACTGGTCACGTTCATCGGGGAGTGCCAGGCGATCGCCGACGACCACGGCATCGAGGAACTCCTCCCGTTCGCCACGAGCGCGATCCGTGAGGCGCCGAACGGCGAGGACGTGATCGAGCAGGTGCGCTCGCGTTCGGGTCTCGACATCCAGGTGATGCCGGGTGAGGACGAAGCACGCCTGACCTTCCTCGCGGTACGTCGCTGGTTCGGCTGGTCGGCCGGGCGCCTGCTCGTGGTCGACATCGGCGGCGGCTCACTCGAACTGGTCACCGGTACGGACGAGGAGCCCGACGTCGCCATGAGTCTGCTGCTCGGCGCCGGACGCCTGACCCGAACGATGCACGGCGACCCGCCCTCGGCCGCCGAACTCAAGGTGCTGCGCAAGCAGATCCGGTCCGACATCGCCCGCGAGATCCGTCCGCTGACCAAGGCCGGTCTGCCCGACCGGGTCATCGGCACCAGCAAGACGATTCGCTCGCTGGCTCGCATGTGTGGCGCCGCGCCCTCGGACGAGGGGCCGTACGTCCGCCGCACGCTCTCGCGCGATGACCTGCGCACGATGGTGCCCAAGTTGTCGACGATGACTGCGGCACAACGAACTTCGCTGCCCGGTGTCTCCGAGAGCCGCTCCCACCAGGTGCTTGCCGGTGCCATGGTCATCGAGGCCGTGATGGACCTGCTCGACATCGCCGAACTCGAGTTGTGTCCGTGGGCGATGCGCGAGGGCGTGATCCTGCGCCGGCTGGACTGGCTGGACGACTGA
- a CDS encoding sugar phosphate isomerase/epimerase family protein — protein sequence MGVVDVPDSRVALSTSSVYPLGVVGAFDLADRLGYDGIEIMVWTDPISQESGALKRLIDHYGLPVVSIHAPTLLLTQRVWGTEPWGKVDNSVKLAQEVGAEVVVVHPPFRWQKEYAAEFVEGIAQREDETGIAIAVENMFPWRARGREMQAYLPHWDPVGESYRNVTLDLSHTATAGSDAVQMVHDLDERLRHIHLADGLGSFKDEHLVPGRGGQPCAEVLELIAAQGFSGDVVVEVGTRKLTDDDRELDLAEALAFARLHLAAPTG from the coding sequence GTGGGCGTCGTTGACGTGCCGGACTCCCGCGTGGCGCTGTCGACCTCGTCGGTCTACCCGCTGGGGGTCGTCGGTGCGTTCGATCTCGCCGACCGGCTCGGGTACGACGGCATCGAAATCATGGTCTGGACCGACCCGATCAGCCAGGAGTCGGGTGCACTCAAGCGCCTCATCGACCACTACGGACTACCGGTCGTCTCGATCCATGCTCCGACGTTGCTGCTCACCCAGCGGGTGTGGGGCACCGAACCCTGGGGCAAGGTCGACAACTCGGTGAAGCTGGCCCAGGAGGTCGGCGCCGAGGTGGTCGTCGTGCACCCGCCGTTCCGGTGGCAGAAGGAGTACGCCGCGGAGTTCGTCGAGGGCATCGCGCAGCGGGAGGACGAGACCGGCATCGCGATCGCGGTGGAGAACATGTTCCCCTGGCGGGCCCGTGGGCGTGAGATGCAGGCCTACCTGCCGCACTGGGATCCGGTCGGCGAGTCCTACCGCAATGTGACACTCGACCTGTCGCACACCGCGACTGCCGGGTCGGACGCCGTGCAGATGGTGCACGACCTCGACGAGCGGCTGCGCCACATCCATCTCGCTGACGGCCTCGGGTCCTTCAAGGACGAACACCTCGTGCCCGGACGCGGTGGCCAGCCCTGCGCGGAAGTGCTGGAACTCATTGCCGCCCAAGGATTCTCCGGTGACGTCGTGGTGGAGGTCGGCACACGCAAGCTCACCGACGACGATCGCGAACTCGACCTCGCCGAGGCGCTCGCCTTCGCCCGATTGCACCTGGCGGCGCCTACGGGCTGA
- a CDS encoding circularly permuted type 2 ATP-grasp protein, with amino-acid sequence MKGIFEAYRNRPDTYDEMYAEDATTRPAYVELRRQVERLTPDDMRTRADYLSHTYLDQGVTFDIGGEERPFPVDIIPRLIDNKAWSHVEAGVAQRVRALEAFLGDIYGEGQVFNDGVIPRRVVTSSPHFLRAAKGINPPAGVRVHVAGIDLIRDAKGDFRVLEDNVRIPSGVSYVMTNRRAMSAGLPEAFAHHRIRPVTQYPGKLLAALRACAPSGIGDPSVVVLSPGSYNPAYFEHALLARLMGVRLVEGRDLVAQAGRVSVRTTNGLLPVHVIYRRVDDDFIDPVHFKRDSVLGVPGLLNAARRGNVAIANAVGNGVADDKLVYTYMPDLIRYYLAQEPILPNVDTWRMEDEDHREEVLDRLHELVVKPVDGAGGKGIVIGPRATMQELDELRARLLEDPRGWIAQPVVQLSTVPTLIGSELAPRHVDLRPFAINDGEKVWVLPGGLTRVALPEGELIVNSSQGGGSKDTWVLAPEPGDPIVTPEPADESAVLHPAQRTARAAAEREATEEAAETAEVVTPGFSQSQAQSQSQGSAQRSAHPGLDGGMQRQSQSQSQSGGGSQSQSQSQSSQSDEPVEAGPQEQPQIELDPDVEDEGAL; translated from the coding sequence GTGAAAGGGATCTTCGAGGCGTACCGGAACCGCCCCGACACCTACGACGAGATGTACGCCGAGGACGCCACCACGCGTCCGGCGTATGTCGAGCTCAGGCGTCAGGTCGAACGGCTGACCCCGGACGACATGCGTACGCGAGCCGACTACCTCTCGCACACGTATCTCGACCAGGGCGTCACGTTCGACATCGGTGGCGAGGAGCGGCCGTTCCCGGTCGACATCATTCCCCGTCTCATCGACAACAAGGCCTGGTCGCACGTCGAAGCCGGTGTGGCGCAACGGGTTCGCGCACTCGAGGCATTTCTGGGTGACATCTACGGAGAGGGCCAGGTCTTCAACGACGGCGTGATCCCGCGTCGCGTCGTCACCAGCAGCCCGCACTTCCTGCGCGCCGCGAAGGGCATCAACCCTCCTGCCGGCGTGCGCGTGCACGTCGCCGGCATCGACCTGATCCGGGACGCGAAGGGCGATTTCCGGGTGCTGGAGGACAACGTCCGCATTCCCTCCGGTGTCTCCTACGTCATGACGAACCGGCGCGCGATGTCCGCCGGTCTGCCGGAAGCCTTCGCGCACCACCGAATTCGCCCGGTCACGCAGTACCCCGGCAAGTTGCTCGCCGCCCTGCGCGCCTGTGCTCCGTCCGGTATCGGCGATCCGAGCGTGGTCGTGCTTTCTCCTGGCTCCTACAACCCGGCCTACTTCGAGCACGCCTTGCTCGCTCGTCTGATGGGTGTCCGCCTCGTCGAAGGACGCGACCTCGTCGCACAGGCCGGACGGGTCAGCGTGCGCACCACCAACGGCCTCCTGCCGGTGCACGTGATCTACCGCCGGGTCGACGACGATTTCATCGATCCGGTTCATTTCAAACGGGATTCTGTACTCGGCGTGCCCGGCCTGCTGAACGCGGCCCGTCGCGGCAATGTCGCCATCGCCAACGCGGTCGGCAACGGCGTCGCCGACGACAAGCTCGTCTACACCTACATGCCCGATCTCATCCGTTATTACCTGGCGCAGGAGCCGATCCTGCCCAACGTCGACACCTGGCGGATGGAGGACGAGGACCACCGCGAAGAGGTGCTCGACCGACTCCACGAACTCGTCGTCAAGCCCGTCGACGGGGCCGGCGGCAAGGGCATCGTGATCGGCCCGCGGGCCACCATGCAAGAACTGGACGAACTGCGCGCCCGCCTCCTTGAGGACCCTCGCGGCTGGATCGCCCAGCCCGTCGTCCAGCTGAGCACCGTGCCGACGTTGATCGGCAGCGAGTTGGCGCCGCGTCACGTCGACCTGCGTCCGTTCGCGATCAACGACGGGGAGAAGGTCTGGGTGCTGCCCGGCGGCCTGACCCGCGTCGCGCTGCCCGAGGGCGAGCTGATCGTCAACTCCAGCCAGGGTGGCGGCTCGAAGGACACCTGGGTGCTGGCTCCCGAGCCCGGCGACCCGATCGTCACCCCCGAGCCGGCCGATGAGTCGGCGGTCCTGCACCCTGCACAGCGGACGGCGCGCGCTGCCGCTGAACGCGAGGCGACGGAGGAAGCCGCAGAGACGGCGGAGGTCGTCACCCCGGGCTTCTCGCAGTCACAGGCCCAGTCACAGTCCCAGGGTTCGGCGCAGCGGTCGGCTCACCCCGGTCTGGACGGCGGGATGCAGAGACAGTCCCAGAGCCAGTCGCAAAGCGGTGGTGGCTCGCAGAGCCAGTCCCAGTCGCAATCGTCGCAGTCGGACGAGCCGGTCGAAGCCGGACCCCAGGAGCAACCCCAGATCGAACTAGATCCGGACGTCGAGGACGAGGGGGCGCTCTAG